A window from Triticum aestivum cultivar Chinese Spring chromosome 6D, IWGSC CS RefSeq v2.1, whole genome shotgun sequence encodes these proteins:
- the LOC123145578 gene encoding uncharacterized protein isoform X1 yields MSAADERDQGNTGPPVIDIAGVVMYVGPVDYDTYSPLCMREVALIDAAMRIIFLHIFEELVERHWNELLSAEANVGLIMATSMKVHQLSSVHDQVRDDLSFRDAIKNEVLLRKDARKQDDVDNSLVPKITATEVDFCSGQSSPVKQNFKYIRGDERPPINVNKKDQLD; encoded by the exons ATGAGCGCAGCCGACGAGCGGGACCAGGGGAACACCGGCCCACCCGTCAtag ATATTGCTGGTGTAGTCATGTACGTGGGCCCAGTTGACTATGATACATATTCCCCTCTATGCATGAGGGAAGTAGCACTGATCGATGCTGCCATGCGAATTATCTTCCTACACATTTTTGAAGAACTAGTTGAACGCCATTGGAATGAACTTCTTTCTGCTGAAGCAAATGTTGGCTTAATCATGGCAACCTCGATGAAGGTTCATCAACTATCCA GTGTGCATGATCAAGTTCGTGATGACTTGTCTTTCCGTGATGCTATCAAGAATGAAGTTCTTCTTAGGAAGGATGCCCGCAAACAAGACGATGTGGATAACTCACTTGTCCCCAAGATAACCGCGACTGAAGTAGACTTTTGCTCTGGTCAATCTTCCCCCGTGAAGCAAAATTTCAAATATATAAGGGGTGATGAGCGTCCACCAATCAACGTCAACAAGAAGGATCAATTGGACTAG
- the LOC123145578 gene encoding uncharacterized protein isoform X2 — protein sequence MSAADERDQGNTGPPVIDIAGVVMYVGPVDYDTYSPLCMREVALIDAAMRIIFLHIFEELVERHWNELLSAEANVGLIMATSMKVHQLSKTLSTGQQLYAYITPQLATNFTFLKVCMIKFVMTCLSVMLSRMKFFLGRMPANKTMWITHLSPR from the exons ATGAGCGCAGCCGACGAGCGGGACCAGGGGAACACCGGCCCACCCGTCAtag ATATTGCTGGTGTAGTCATGTACGTGGGCCCAGTTGACTATGATACATATTCCCCTCTATGCATGAGGGAAGTAGCACTGATCGATGCTGCCATGCGAATTATCTTCCTACACATTTTTGAAGAACTAGTTGAACGCCATTGGAATGAACTTCTTTCTGCTGAAGCAAATGTTGGCTTAATCATGGCAACCTCGATGAAGGTTCATCAACTATCCA AAACTCTTAGCACGGGGCAACAACTTTATGCATACATTACTCCTCAACTTGCCACAAATTTCACTTTCTTAAAG GTGTGCATGATCAAGTTCGTGATGACTTGTCTTTCCGTGATGCTATCAAGAATGAAGTTCTTCTTAGGAAGGATGCCCGCAAACAAGACGATGTGGATAACTCACTTGTCCCCAAGATAA